One genomic region from Reichenbachiella ulvae encodes:
- the metE gene encoding 5-methyltetrahydropteroyltriglutamate--homocysteine S-methyltransferase, giving the protein MKSNLLGYPRIGSKRELKKAEEKYWSAESNEVQLHETARTIRKQNWLEQLNIGIDLIPSNDFSYYDQVLDMVVTLGCIPERYQSAQQNLSPLDLYFAMARGIQKDGYDITAMEMTKWFDTNYHYIVPEFVQNQKFSLNPDKIISEYKEALELGIKTKPVIIGPVTFLLLGKEKESGFHRIELLEELLPVYHQLLSLLEQNDVEYVQIDEPCFALDLGEKEKSAIQHCYNYFSEKFPSINIILTSYFDSFGENLSLALELPVHALHLDLVRGQSDLEKALSTQFTNSNLILSLGVVDGRNIWKNDFEKSLSLIQKAIKAIGADRVWVASSCSLLHSPCDLNLETDLSKELKSWLAFAKQKLEEIVTLKALAENVKAQDILSKLVDNKKANASRRTSGLIHNPLVQRRVKALSADDSQRLASFTERQKQQREVLNLPLFPTTTIGSFPQTKEVRSWRAQFKKGDLDQDSYDRLLAKETESSIRFQEEAGLDVLVHGEFERNDMVEYFGEQLEGFAFTRYGWVQSYGSRCVKPPIIYGDVSRPEAMTVKWSQFAQSLTNKPVKGMLTGPVTILQWSFVRNDQPRSATCQQIALAIRDEVVDLEKAGLKVIQIDEPAIREGLPLKRNEWKAYLNWAIESFRISASGVRNETQIHTHMCYSEFNDIIESIAEMDADVITIETSRSEMELLDAFVQFKYPNEIGPGVYDIHSPRVPSVEEIEKLLVRASELLPIEHIWVNPDCGLKTRQWPETKQALIHLVDAAKQMRERISVEV; this is encoded by the coding sequence ATGAAATCAAACCTGCTAGGCTACCCTCGTATTGGTAGCAAAAGAGAACTAAAGAAAGCCGAAGAAAAATATTGGAGTGCAGAATCCAATGAAGTCCAACTACATGAAACAGCCAGAACAATTCGAAAGCAAAATTGGCTTGAACAACTAAACATTGGGATTGACTTAATACCATCCAATGATTTTTCATACTACGACCAGGTACTCGACATGGTAGTGACTTTGGGATGCATTCCCGAGAGATACCAATCAGCTCAGCAAAATCTATCACCATTAGATCTCTATTTTGCCATGGCTAGAGGTATTCAAAAGGATGGATATGACATCACGGCTATGGAAATGACCAAATGGTTCGATACCAACTATCATTACATAGTACCAGAATTTGTACAGAATCAAAAATTCTCTTTAAATCCAGATAAAATCATTTCTGAATACAAAGAAGCACTGGAACTGGGCATAAAAACTAAACCTGTGATAATAGGGCCAGTGACCTTCTTGTTATTAGGAAAGGAAAAAGAATCAGGCTTTCATAGAATAGAATTACTTGAAGAATTACTGCCGGTTTATCATCAGTTGCTATCTCTATTGGAGCAAAATGATGTTGAATATGTACAAATCGACGAACCTTGTTTTGCATTAGATTTAGGTGAAAAGGAAAAGAGTGCCATCCAACATTGCTACAATTATTTCTCCGAAAAATTTCCGTCAATCAACATCATTCTTACCAGCTACTTTGACAGCTTTGGAGAAAATCTATCGCTGGCTCTGGAGCTTCCCGTACATGCTCTCCATTTGGATTTGGTTAGAGGTCAATCAGATTTGGAAAAGGCTTTGTCTACCCAATTCACTAATAGCAACCTGATTTTGTCTCTAGGTGTAGTTGATGGCCGAAACATCTGGAAAAATGACTTTGAAAAATCTCTTTCGTTGATCCAAAAAGCCATCAAGGCAATAGGTGCTGATCGAGTTTGGGTGGCTTCTTCCTGTTCATTGCTGCATAGTCCCTGTGATCTGAATCTAGAAACGGATTTGTCCAAGGAATTGAAGAGCTGGCTGGCATTTGCCAAACAAAAACTGGAAGAGATCGTCACCTTAAAAGCCCTGGCCGAAAATGTGAAAGCCCAAGATATCCTCTCCAAACTTGTGGATAACAAAAAGGCTAATGCTTCACGTCGTACATCTGGTTTGATTCACAACCCGTTGGTTCAAAGAAGAGTGAAAGCACTAAGTGCCGATGATTCTCAGAGACTCGCTTCATTTACTGAAAGACAAAAACAACAAAGGGAGGTGCTAAACCTGCCACTATTCCCTACCACTACAATTGGATCCTTTCCTCAGACCAAAGAAGTCCGCAGCTGGAGAGCCCAATTCAAAAAAGGCGACCTGGATCAGGATAGCTATGACCGACTACTGGCCAAAGAAACAGAAAGCTCGATTAGATTTCAGGAAGAAGCTGGTTTGGATGTTTTGGTTCATGGCGAATTCGAAAGAAATGACATGGTCGAATATTTTGGCGAACAGCTAGAAGGATTTGCTTTCACTCGATATGGTTGGGTACAAAGCTACGGTAGCCGATGTGTCAAGCCTCCTATCATATATGGTGATGTCTCTCGACCAGAAGCCATGACTGTAAAATGGTCCCAATTCGCCCAATCCTTAACTAACAAACCCGTGAAAGGAATGCTAACCGGGCCAGTCACCATTTTGCAATGGTCCTTCGTCCGAAACGACCAACCTAGATCTGCAACCTGTCAGCAGATAGCACTTGCTATCAGAGACGAAGTGGTGGATCTAGAAAAGGCAGGTCTTAAAGTCATTCAAATCGATGAACCTGCCATTCGTGAGGGGCTACCCTTAAAGCGAAACGAATGGAAAGCTTACCTTAATTGGGCCATAGAATCTTTTAGAATTTCAGCCAGCGGGGTAAGGAATGAAACGCAGATTCACACCCATATGTGCTACTCGGAGTTCAATGACATCATAGAAAGCATCGCCGAAATGGATGCAGACGTCATAACCATAGAGACTTCTCGATCAGAAATGGAACTACTGGATGCTTTTGTCCAGTTCAAGTACCCCAACGAGATTGGGCCAGGGGTATATGATATTCACTCCCCAAGGGTACCTTCTGTAGAGGAAATAGAAAAACTACTCGTTCGTGCCAGTGAACTTTTGCCAATTGAACACATCTGGGTTAATCCAGACTGCGGTTTGAAAACAAGACAGTGGCCAGAAACAAAACAAGCCCTTATTCATCTGGTGGATGCTGCCAAACAAATGAGGGAAAGGATTAGCGTAGAAGTATAA
- a CDS encoding bifunctional alpha/beta hydrolase/OsmC family protein, giving the protein MTQKRITIQNEKGFDLAAELLLPIDQKPIAYGIFAHCFTCNKNLNAVRNIAESLRHNGIAILSFDFTGLGSSEGDFADSNFSSNVEDILSAANWLAENHESPKLLIGHSLGGAAVVMAASRLKDILAVATVAAPASPDHVIHLFEEKEEEVKEKGCAQVNIGGRPFVIKEQFLQDVTSHDLSDDLKSLKKSLLIMHSPQDQIVDIQNAQKMYESAMHPKSFVSLDGADHLLSDKADSDYVGELIASWAKRYLPPKKQSELKTNERVVVQIGADGYTCDILADKHRLRADEPEDVGGNDYGPDPYELLLSSLGACTVMTLRMYADRKKWELEEVKVHLNHEKDYPKNCENCDEKSRIDQITRKIELKGNLSEEQKKRLIEIANRCPVHRTLHSPVEVYTESI; this is encoded by the coding sequence ATGACGCAAAAACGAATTACCATTCAAAACGAAAAAGGCTTTGATTTAGCGGCGGAGCTTTTGCTTCCCATTGATCAAAAACCCATCGCCTACGGCATATTTGCCCATTGTTTTACCTGCAACAAAAATCTGAATGCTGTCCGCAACATTGCCGAGTCCCTGCGTCACAATGGGATTGCTATTCTCAGTTTTGATTTTACAGGCTTAGGGAGCAGTGAAGGGGATTTTGCTGATTCCAATTTTAGCAGCAATGTGGAGGACATCCTATCTGCAGCCAATTGGTTGGCAGAAAACCATGAATCGCCCAAGCTGTTGATTGGTCATTCGCTGGGTGGGGCTGCAGTCGTGATGGCCGCATCTCGTTTGAAGGACATTCTGGCGGTAGCAACTGTGGCAGCACCCGCTTCACCAGATCATGTCATTCATCTATTTGAGGAAAAAGAGGAGGAGGTGAAAGAGAAAGGTTGTGCTCAGGTCAATATTGGAGGAAGACCTTTTGTGATCAAAGAGCAGTTTTTGCAGGATGTGACGTCTCATGATCTGTCAGATGATCTAAAGTCGCTAAAGAAGTCTTTGCTGATCATGCACTCTCCTCAAGATCAGATTGTAGATATCCAAAATGCCCAGAAAATGTATGAGTCTGCCATGCATCCGAAGAGTTTTGTTTCGCTGGATGGAGCGGATCATTTGCTGAGCGATAAAGCAGATTCCGACTATGTAGGTGAGTTGATCGCCTCATGGGCCAAGCGATACTTACCACCCAAGAAGCAAAGTGAGTTAAAAACCAATGAAAGAGTGGTGGTGCAAATAGGTGCGGATGGCTATACCTGTGATATCCTGGCAGACAAGCATCGCCTACGTGCGGATGAGCCTGAAGATGTAGGAGGAAATGATTACGGTCCAGATCCCTATGAGCTGCTATTGTCATCTTTGGGTGCATGCACGGTGATGACGCTCAGGATGTATGCCGACCGAAAAAAATGGGAGTTGGAAGAAGTAAAAGTCCACCTGAACCATGAAAAGGACTATCCGAAGAATTGTGAAAACTGTGATGAAAAATCCAGAATTGATCAAATCACGCGTAAGATAGAATTGAAAGGAAACCTTAGCGAAGAGCAAAAGAAGCGCCTGATAGAAATTGCCAACCGCTGCCCAGTACATCGCACCTTACATAGTCCTGTGGAAGTGTACACGGAGAGCATCTAG
- a CDS encoding SRPBCC domain-containing protein: protein MKLSISSDILINAPAEKVWSILMDFEKYPDWNPLVKEIKGNPEVGNTISVSLPGMNFKPEVLALKENSEFRWKGKLLFKGLFDGEHYFILEERDGGVELFHGEYFSGLLVGMLRKKLEGETLDGFKAMNESLKKLAEA from the coding sequence ATGAAACTGAGTATCAGCTCCGATATCCTGATTAATGCGCCTGCCGAGAAGGTATGGTCGATCTTGATGGATTTTGAAAAATACCCCGATTGGAACCCCCTGGTCAAAGAAATAAAGGGAAATCCGGAGGTAGGAAATACTATCAGCGTGTCACTCCCGGGCATGAATTTTAAACCAGAAGTCCTTGCCTTAAAGGAGAACAGTGAGTTTCGATGGAAAGGCAAATTGCTTTTCAAAGGTCTATTTGATGGAGAGCATTACTTCATTCTCGAAGAAAGGGACGGTGGAGTAGAGTTGTTTCATGGCGAATATTTTAGTGGTTTGCTGGTGGGTATGCTCAGGAAAAAGCTGGAAGGAGAAACGCTAGATGGATTCAAGGCCATGAACGAAAGCCTGAAAAAGTTGGCAGAAGCTTGA
- a CDS encoding glycerol-3-phosphate dehydrogenase/oxidase, whose product MSRTETIHALENNYFDLIIIGGGITGAGIALDAVLRGLKVGLVEQSDFASGTSSKSTKLIHGGLRYLKQFEFGLVREVGKERAILHKLATHLVRPEKMLLPLTKDGNYGKIIASVGLMVYDVLADVEKADQRRMLTPEETLDLEPLLTADKIEGGGIYSEYQTDDFRLVIELLKAAEKEGATILNYASCTGFLKKGGKIAGLTVMDEIESKEFSIYSDYVINAAGPWSDLVRKFQEEVSGKKLHLTKGVHLVVPFEKMPIKQSIYFDVPDGRMMFAIPRNNVTYIGTTDTTYKQNLKDIKTNLDDVHYLIDAVNHYFPNLTLKPEDVVSSWVGVRPLIEEEGKSASEISRKDEIFISDQGLITIAGGKLTGYRKMAKRAMETLLEIRADKTGKSIPKCKTKKYKLPGNSFKSQKEVETYKEELSQKYPDIAVREIAYMVDLYGNQSEEILKATTSGTSLMESEISFCIEKEWVQHLSDFYIQRNGRLFFDIEGVRSSLEAVASTMQQKLGWTDSQRQQEVVDLNEKIKDATIFT is encoded by the coding sequence ATGAGCCGAACTGAAACCATCCATGCACTGGAAAACAATTATTTTGATTTGATCATCATCGGAGGGGGAATTACTGGAGCTGGTATCGCTCTGGACGCGGTGTTGAGAGGATTGAAGGTTGGACTGGTGGAACAAAGCGATTTTGCTTCGGGCACAAGTAGCAAATCCACTAAGCTGATACACGGTGGACTCCGGTATCTCAAGCAGTTCGAATTTGGGCTGGTTCGGGAGGTTGGAAAGGAAAGAGCCATTCTCCACAAATTGGCTACCCATCTCGTTCGCCCGGAAAAAATGCTGCTACCACTGACCAAGGATGGAAACTATGGAAAAATCATTGCCTCCGTAGGATTGATGGTCTACGATGTGCTGGCAGATGTAGAAAAAGCAGATCAGCGACGCATGCTGACTCCTGAAGAAACTTTGGATTTGGAGCCCTTGCTCACCGCGGACAAAATAGAGGGAGGCGGTATCTATTCCGAATATCAAACCGACGATTTTCGTCTGGTCATCGAACTACTCAAGGCTGCCGAAAAAGAAGGCGCCACAATCCTGAACTATGCCAGCTGCACCGGCTTCCTGAAAAAAGGGGGTAAAATCGCCGGCCTTACGGTCATGGATGAAATCGAATCGAAAGAATTTTCGATCTACTCAGACTATGTAATCAATGCAGCTGGGCCCTGGTCCGATCTGGTACGCAAATTTCAGGAAGAAGTATCTGGTAAAAAACTCCATCTGACGAAAGGGGTTCATTTGGTTGTCCCCTTTGAGAAGATGCCCATCAAACAATCTATCTACTTTGATGTGCCGGATGGTCGCATGATGTTTGCCATCCCTCGAAACAACGTGACCTATATCGGAACTACCGATACGACCTACAAGCAAAACCTGAAAGACATCAAAACCAACCTGGACGATGTTCATTACCTGATAGATGCAGTCAATCATTATTTCCCAAACTTGACCTTGAAGCCTGAAGACGTGGTTTCCTCCTGGGTAGGTGTAAGACCCCTGATCGAAGAGGAAGGAAAATCAGCATCGGAAATCTCTCGAAAGGATGAAATTTTCATCTCCGATCAAGGCTTGATCACCATCGCTGGAGGCAAACTGACTGGCTATCGCAAGATGGCCAAGCGAGCCATGGAAACCCTGCTCGAAATCCGAGCGGACAAAACAGGAAAGAGCATTCCCAAGTGCAAAACCAAAAAATACAAACTACCTGGCAACAGTTTCAAATCACAAAAGGAAGTAGAAACTTACAAAGAAGAGCTAAGCCAAAAATATCCTGATATCGCTGTGCGGGAAATTGCCTACATGGTAGATCTCTATGGCAATCAAAGCGAAGAAATTCTAAAGGCCACTACCTCGGGCACTAGTCTGATGGAAAGCGAAATCAGCTTTTGCATCGAAAAGGAATGGGTGCAGCATCTTTCCGATTTTTACATTCAACGAAACGGGCGATTGTTCTTTGATATCGAAGGGGTTCGCAGCAGTCTGGAAGCGGTCGCCTCCACCATGCAACAAAAGCTGGGCTGGACCGATAGCCAAAGACAGCAGGAAGTTGTAGATTTGAATGAGAAAATAAAAGACGCGACTATATTTACTTGA
- a CDS encoding ROK family protein — protein sequence MILWGIDLGGTKIEGVILASDTKEVLFRERVATEGDQGYDHVLNQVANLIEILKSKSGLIPEKIGMGTPGSTDPETGLLKNCNAVHLNGKPLKKDLEDRLQIPFTLANDANCFALAETHMGIVQDLAPDAKVVFGVIMGSGVGGGLVVNGQIINGAHGIGGEWGHNFLDESGGPCYCGKTGCTETVIAGPHLERFYDERSGHKKGLRQIMADRATDPIAQATYDRLIHFYGKGISTIINMIDPDVIVIGGGVGNIDELYTEGLESVKKHVFNTSCQTKILKPKLGDSAGVFGAAYL from the coding sequence ATGATACTTTGGGGGATAGACTTGGGCGGAACGAAAATTGAAGGGGTGATCTTAGCGTCTGATACCAAAGAAGTTTTGTTCCGAGAAAGAGTAGCCACCGAAGGCGATCAGGGATATGACCATGTGCTGAATCAGGTCGCCAATCTGATCGAAATTCTAAAATCAAAATCAGGACTGATACCCGAAAAAATAGGCATGGGAACTCCCGGATCTACTGATCCAGAAACAGGCCTACTCAAAAACTGCAATGCCGTTCACCTCAATGGGAAGCCATTAAAAAAAGATCTCGAAGATCGTCTCCAAATTCCATTTACCCTGGCCAATGATGCCAACTGCTTTGCGCTGGCCGAAACCCATATGGGTATAGTCCAGGATCTGGCACCCGATGCGAAAGTGGTCTTCGGGGTAATCATGGGCTCTGGAGTCGGCGGTGGACTGGTGGTCAATGGACAGATCATCAACGGTGCCCATGGAATCGGCGGGGAATGGGGTCACAATTTCTTAGATGAAAGTGGCGGCCCCTGCTACTGTGGCAAAACTGGCTGTACAGAAACAGTGATCGCTGGACCCCATCTGGAAAGATTCTATGACGAGCGGTCTGGTCACAAAAAAGGCCTGAGGCAAATCATGGCAGACAGAGCAACCGACCCCATAGCCCAAGCCACCTACGATCGATTGATACATTTTTATGGAAAGGGGATCTCGACGATCATCAATATGATCGATCCTGACGTCATTGTAATCGGGGGCGGAGTGGGCAACATCGACGAACTCTATACCGAAGGGTTGGAGTCGGTGAAAAAACATGTGTTTAATACCAGCTGCCAAACCAAAATTCTAAAACCTAAATTGGGCGACTCTGCGGGCGTATTTGGAGCCGCCTATTTATAA
- a CDS encoding SDR family oxidoreductase — protein sequence MNEQPVLLITGASSGIGKACFDYLFSKGYKVYGTSRKPGDQNPYLLKMDVNNKKSIDAAIRHLINKEGRIDVLINNAGISVVGAAELTSEENARLQMETNFWGAVQVTHAVLPHMRKKQTGKIINVSSLAGLFAIPFQGFYTASKHALEGYSEALRMELKAMNIHVSLIEPGDFKTEISQNRILSNEREDKDYKKGLAAAMEIIVKGERKGDKAIKVAKLCQKIIQSKRPKLRYRIGKPLDLSAAVLKKILPQRLFEWLIMGHYQLNKAKKI from the coding sequence ATGAACGAACAACCTGTCCTTCTGATCACCGGTGCCTCCTCAGGCATTGGCAAAGCTTGTTTCGACTATCTATTTTCTAAAGGCTACAAGGTCTATGGAACCAGCCGCAAACCCGGGGACCAAAATCCCTATCTGCTAAAAATGGATGTGAACAACAAAAAGTCCATCGATGCGGCCATTCGGCACCTGATCAACAAAGAAGGACGAATCGATGTGCTGATCAACAATGCCGGGATATCTGTAGTCGGTGCAGCAGAACTCACCAGCGAAGAAAATGCTCGCCTGCAGATGGAAACCAATTTTTGGGGAGCTGTGCAGGTGACCCATGCCGTATTGCCACATATGCGCAAAAAGCAAACTGGAAAAATCATCAATGTCAGTTCGCTCGCTGGTTTGTTCGCCATTCCTTTTCAAGGATTCTATACCGCCAGCAAACATGCCCTTGAAGGATACAGCGAGGCACTCCGTATGGAACTAAAAGCCATGAACATCCACGTCTCACTGATCGAGCCAGGGGATTTCAAAACAGAAATCTCGCAAAACAGGATTCTCTCGAATGAAAGAGAAGATAAGGATTACAAAAAAGGCTTGGCCGCTGCTATGGAAATCATTGTCAAAGGGGAGCGAAAAGGAGACAAGGCCATCAAAGTCGCCAAGCTCTGTCAAAAAATCATCCAATCTAAACGACCCAAACTGCGCTACCGAATAGGCAAACCACTGGATCTATCTGCAGCAGTCCTAAAAAAAATTTTACCTCAACGACTTTTCGAATGGTTGATCATGGGTCATTATCAACTGAACAAAGCAAAAAAAATATAA
- a CDS encoding flavohemoglobin expression-modulating QEGLA motif protein, protein MTVKERIVAVSDLLDAATEHINILRNIAWPNQVQVAFFKNKMQKLPVVEYSKYDPTPVLELVGQVRKRLGIDPVLDEWAGRIADRLESSARLLQSRGTREFFEHSTAMYGSPKDILPDGESTALDLAHHFGSLFENIKNFDLGTPVKEVVSPQELAKKMEKAIDKMFGDKGPKVQLDDTISSKAIAGRRRVAINPNAVFSDKDIKQLIEHEIHIHVATSMNGQAQDQLKILGAGHSGTTETQEGLAVFSEFIMGCIDLERTRRLSDRVIATQMAIDGADFIDVYQYFLEKTDDLNKSYDGAKRVFRGGDVKGRAPFTKDIVYLEGLVRVQSFLSVAIATGKFEYLNLLFCGKLDLADIPALKQLNEMGLIRPPKYLPPWIQDKRYLLTHLTFISFLSSKESTVLHEHYRELLV, encoded by the coding sequence ATGACCGTAAAGGAAAGAATCGTCGCAGTATCCGATCTCTTGGATGCCGCCACTGAGCACATCAACATCCTTAGAAATATCGCCTGGCCCAATCAGGTACAAGTAGCATTTTTCAAAAACAAAATGCAAAAGTTACCCGTGGTGGAATATTCTAAATATGACCCGACCCCTGTATTGGAACTGGTAGGTCAGGTACGAAAACGGCTAGGGATAGACCCTGTCCTCGACGAATGGGCAGGAAGAATTGCTGATCGTCTGGAAAGCAGCGCCCGACTACTGCAGAGCCGAGGTACCCGCGAGTTTTTCGAACATTCTACAGCGATGTATGGCAGTCCCAAGGATATTCTTCCAGATGGAGAAAGTACTGCACTGGATTTGGCTCATCATTTTGGCTCCCTGTTCGAAAACATCAAAAATTTCGATCTGGGTACGCCGGTCAAAGAAGTGGTTTCTCCACAGGAATTGGCCAAAAAAATGGAAAAGGCCATTGACAAAATGTTTGGGGATAAGGGACCTAAGGTCCAATTGGATGACACCATCTCCTCCAAAGCCATCGCAGGTCGACGCAGGGTAGCCATCAATCCCAATGCGGTATTTAGTGACAAGGACATCAAACAGCTGATCGAACATGAAATCCATATCCATGTGGCTACCTCTATGAATGGACAGGCACAAGATCAACTCAAAATCCTCGGTGCAGGACACTCGGGAACTACCGAGACGCAGGAAGGATTGGCTGTATTTTCGGAGTTTATCATGGGCTGCATCGATCTGGAGCGCACCCGGAGATTGTCGGATCGCGTGATTGCCACGCAAATGGCCATCGATGGCGCGGATTTCATTGACGTCTACCAATACTTTTTGGAGAAAACCGACGACCTGAACAAGTCCTACGATGGGGCTAAAAGAGTTTTCAGAGGTGGTGATGTGAAGGGTCGAGCACCCTTCACGAAGGATATCGTGTATCTAGAAGGGCTAGTCAGAGTACAGAGTTTTCTTTCGGTGGCCATCGCGACAGGCAAGTTCGAATACCTGAATCTCCTTTTCTGTGGCAAATTGGATCTGGCGGATATCCCAGCCCTAAAGCAACTCAACGAAATGGGACTAATCCGACCACCGAAATATCTGCCCCCCTGGATTCAGGACAAAAGGTATTTGCTGACTCATCTGACCTTTATTTCTTTCCTCAGTAGCAAAGAATCCACGGTACTTCATGAGCACTATAGGGAATTGTTGGTTTAG
- a CDS encoding exodeoxyribonuclease III, with amino-acid sequence MKLVSYNVNGIRAAIKKGLIESLEKMEADIVCFQETKAQDDQVKEALGDVPYHIFSNSAVKKGYSGTAILSKKEPISVSTDMGIEDHDQEGRVITAEFEEFFLTNVYVPNSKNDLSRLDYRKGWDADFKDYLKELEKKKPVIVCGDFNVAHKDVDLARPKANYDKSAGFTQVEIDGMDNFVGAGLIDSFRHLHPDATDKYTWWSYRAGARERNVGWRIDYFLVSESMAPRLKKAEIHKEYEESDHCPVSITLG; translated from the coding sequence ATGAAACTAGTATCCTACAACGTGAACGGAATCCGTGCCGCCATCAAAAAGGGCTTGATCGAATCTTTAGAAAAAATGGAAGCAGATATCGTTTGCTTTCAGGAAACCAAAGCCCAGGATGATCAGGTCAAAGAAGCGCTCGGAGACGTCCCGTACCACATATTCAGCAACAGCGCAGTTAAAAAAGGATACAGCGGTACAGCGATACTTTCTAAAAAAGAACCCATCAGTGTGAGCACTGATATGGGAATCGAAGACCATGATCAGGAAGGTCGCGTGATCACCGCAGAGTTTGAAGAGTTTTTCCTGACCAATGTTTATGTCCCTAATTCCAAAAATGATCTGAGCCGATTGGATTATCGCAAAGGCTGGGATGCGGATTTCAAAGATTACCTGAAAGAGTTGGAAAAAAAGAAACCTGTAATCGTCTGTGGAGACTTTAACGTTGCGCACAAAGATGTGGATCTGGCCCGACCCAAAGCCAACTATGACAAGTCAGCGGGTTTCACCCAGGTAGAAATCGACGGCATGGACAATTTCGTCGGGGCGGGTTTGATCGATTCGTTTCGACACCTGCATCCAGATGCTACGGACAAATACACCTGGTGGAGCTACCGAGCCGGTGCTCGTGAAAGAAATGTGGGCTGGAGGATTGATTATTTTTTGGTGAGCGAATCTATGGCCCCACGCCTCAAAAAAGCAGAAATACATAAAGAATACGAGGAGAGCGATCACTGCCCTGTCAGCATCACGCTGGGCTAA
- a CDS encoding glycerophosphodiester phosphodiesterase yields the protein MMKTLYLPLLSWTLLMTTVACTPQQEEKKFPRVDVQGHRGARGLMPENTIPAFIKALELGVTTLELDLAVNKDKELLVSHEPYMNHLIALDSSGNPIPKEEEVNHNIYQMTYDEIKRYDVGSKFVKRFPEQEKLKVHKPLLREVVDAVNQYREEHQLGEIRYNIEIKSLPLGDSIYHPAPAEFCQLVYDFVQSHMDPKNVNVQSFDFRILQYYHENYPEIELAMLIENSLSIDENLTDLGFIPEIYSCYHPLLDSQKVEYLKAKNMKVIPWTVNEEEDIKKVLNWGVDGIISDYPDRVLKLFEK from the coding sequence ATGATGAAAACGCTTTACCTCCCACTATTAAGTTGGACATTGCTTATGACTACAGTGGCTTGTACGCCTCAGCAAGAGGAGAAAAAATTTCCCAGAGTTGATGTTCAAGGTCATCGTGGTGCCAGAGGCCTGATGCCCGAAAATACCATTCCGGCTTTTATCAAAGCGCTGGAACTGGGAGTGACAACCTTAGAGCTGGACCTGGCGGTAAACAAAGACAAAGAGCTACTCGTGTCTCATGAACCCTACATGAATCACTTGATCGCATTAGACTCCAGCGGAAATCCAATACCCAAGGAAGAAGAAGTCAATCATAACATCTATCAGATGACCTATGATGAGATTAAGCGCTACGATGTGGGTTCGAAATTCGTGAAGCGTTTTCCCGAACAAGAAAAGTTGAAGGTTCACAAGCCTTTGCTCAGAGAAGTCGTCGATGCTGTCAATCAGTATCGAGAAGAACATCAACTGGGCGAAATACGTTATAACATAGAAATTAAAAGTCTACCTTTAGGAGACAGCATCTATCACCCAGCACCGGCAGAGTTTTGCCAATTGGTTTATGATTTTGTTCAGTCGCACATGGATCCTAAAAATGTCAATGTGCAGTCCTTCGATTTCAGGATTCTTCAGTATTACCACGAAAACTATCCCGAAATTGAGTTGGCCATGCTGATCGAAAACAGCCTGTCTATTGATGAAAATTTGACAGACCTCGGGTTTATTCCAGAGATATATAGTTGTTATCACCCCTTACTAGATAGTCAAAAGGTTGAGTATCTGAAAGCTAAAAATATGAAGGTGATACCCTGGACAGTCAATGAAGAAGAAGACATAAAAAAAGTACTCAATTGGGGAGTAGACGGGATTATTTCTGATTACCCCGATAGAGTTTTAAAACTTTTTGAGAAGTAA